In one Candidatus Woesearchaeota archaeon B3_Woes genomic region, the following are encoded:
- a CDS encoding 50S ribosomal protein L35ae → MKGTIVNFRLSRHVQKNNHMIINVEGVSSREKAEPLVGKEVIWKSPADKEIKGKVASPHGNKGNIRVIFERGMPGQSLATKVEIK, encoded by the coding sequence ATGAAAGGAACAATTGTTAATTTCAGACTAAGCAGACATGTACAAAAAAACAATCACATGATTATTAATGTAGAAGGCGTTTCTTCAAGAGAAAAAGCAGAGCCTTTAGTTGGAAAAGAAGTCATATGGAAAAGTCCTGCTGACAAGGAAATCAAAGGAAAAGTAGCAAGCCCCCACGGCAACAAAGGAAATATCAGAGTAATATTTGAAAGAGGAATGCCAGGACAAAGCCTAGCTACTAAAGTAGAAATAAAGTAG